From the genome of Winogradskyella forsetii, one region includes:
- a CDS encoding tRNA-binding protein has protein sequence MEKIITYEDFTKVDLRIGTIIAVNDFPNARRPAYQLTIDFGDLGIKKSSAQITTQYQKAELLQKQIVAVVNFPKKQIANFMSECLVVGAVKADDVFLLHPEIKVRNGAVVS, from the coding sequence ATGGAAAAGATAATAACTTATGAAGACTTTACAAAGGTAGATTTACGAATTGGGACAATTATTGCTGTTAATGATTTCCCGAATGCTCGTCGTCCTGCGTATCAACTTACCATCGATTTTGGTGACTTAGGAATTAAAAAATCGTCAGCACAGATTACAACGCAATACCAAAAAGCGGAGTTGTTGCAAAAACAAATTGTGGCTGTGGTTAACTTTCCTAAAAAGCAGATCGCCAATTTTATGAGTGAATGTTTGGTGGTTGGTGCCGTGAAAGCGGATGATGTGTTTTTGTTGCATCCGGAAATAAAAGTTAGGAATGGCGCTGTGGTTTCTTGA
- the bshB1 gene encoding bacillithiol biosynthesis deacetylase BshB1, protein MKLDILAFGSHPDDVELSCGATLAKEVSRGKKVGIVDLTRGELGTRGTAETRDEEAFNAAKILGIHSRINMRFADGFFQNDKAHQLEIIKVIRYYQPEIIICNAIDDRHIDHSKGSQLVSDACFLSGLKKIETIYGDENQPQEPWRPKAVYHYIQWKDITPDVVVDVSGFMDKKVASVLAYKTQFFDPDSKEPETPISSKNFTDSVAYRARNLGRLIGVEHAEGFTVERFPGVDSLFDLK, encoded by the coding sequence ATGAAATTAGATATTTTGGCATTTGGATCACATCCAGATGATGTAGAATTAAGCTGTGGCGCAACTTTGGCAAAAGAAGTGTCAAGAGGTAAGAAAGTGGGAATTGTGGATTTAACGCGAGGCGAATTAGGCACTAGAGGTACTGCAGAAACAAGGGACGAAGAGGCTTTTAACGCGGCTAAAATTTTAGGCATTCACTCTCGGATCAATATGCGATTTGCCGATGGCTTTTTTCAAAATGATAAAGCACATCAATTGGAAATCATAAAAGTAATTCGCTATTACCAACCAGAAATTATTATTTGTAATGCAATAGACGATAGACATATTGACCACTCTAAAGGAAGTCAATTGGTTAGTGATGCGTGTTTCTTAAGTGGTTTAAAAAAAATTGAAACCATTTATGGTGACGAAAATCAACCACAAGAACCTTGGCGACCAAAAGCGGTTTACCATTATATACAATGGAAAGATATTACACCAGACGTGGTGGTGGATGTCTCTGGTTTTATGGATAAGAAAGTGGCATCAGTATTGGCCTATAAAACCCAATTTTTTGATCCTGATAGCAAAGAGCCTGAAACGCCTATTTCCAGTAAGAATTTCACAGATAGTGTGGCGTATAGGGCTCGGAATTTAGGACGTTTAATCGGCGTAGAACATGCTGAAGGTTTTACGGTTGAACGTTTTCCTGGTGTGGATAGTTTATTTGATTTGAAGTAG
- a CDS encoding thioredoxin family protein produces the protein MARTESNMLPLGTKAPDFKLIDTVDDTKKSLDELKGTTATLVMFICNHCPFVMHVNDQLSKLAKDYVSKGIKCIAISSNDIDNYPQDRPELMKKNAIDNDYIFPYLYDQTQEVAKAYDAACTPDFFLFDKDLKLVYTGQLDDSRPGNFKPVTGKDIRQAMNALIENETVNPDQKPSVGCGIKWK, from the coding sequence ATGGCTCGCACAGAATCCAATATGTTGCCACTTGGCACCAAAGCACCAGACTTTAAACTTATCGATACAGTTGACGACACCAAAAAGTCACTAGATGAACTAAAAGGCACCACTGCAACGTTAGTAATGTTTATTTGCAATCATTGCCCTTTTGTAATGCATGTTAACGACCAACTCTCAAAATTGGCTAAAGATTATGTTTCTAAAGGCATAAAATGTATTGCAATTTCGAGTAACGATATCGATAACTATCCACAGGACAGGCCAGAATTAATGAAAAAAAACGCAATAGATAACGACTATATTTTTCCTTATTTGTACGACCAAACCCAAGAGGTCGCCAAAGCTTATGATGCCGCATGCACGCCCGATTTTTTCTTGTTCGATAAAGACTTAAAATTGGTTTACACAGGTCAGTTGGATGATTCCAGACCAGGAAACTTCAAACCAGTCACAGGAAAAGATATTCGACAAGCCATGAATGCCTTGATTGAGAACGAAACTGTAAATCCTGACCAAAAGCCGAGTGTGGGCTGTGGGATTAAATGGAAATGA
- the pckA gene encoding phosphoenolpyruvate carboxykinase (ATP), translating to MKTRDLTKYGLKDTQAHWNLSPEKLQAITIEKGMGKETANGTLAINTGKFTGRSPQDRFIVKDDYTKDKVWWGKTNKAITPENFDHLQSEIVNYLSGKEIYVRDAYVCSDPEFKTNVRTVTEYPWSNMFTYNMFLRSDEAELENFEEEWLVLCAPGYEANDPKAVGLRQGNFSILNFTKKVALVGGSAYTGEIKKGIFSSLNFILPVEKNVLPMHCSANVGEDGDTAIFFGLSGTGKTTLSADPKRKLIGDDEHGWTANNNIFNFEGGCYAKVIDLTEEKEPDIFRAIKPGAILENVVFKENGEVDYMDSSITQNTRVSYPIYHIDNIQQPSFADNPKNIFFLTCDAFGVLPPVSKLTPGQAAYHFISGYTAKVAGTEAGITEPVPSFSACFGEPFMPLHPTKYAEMLSSKMQEAGVNVWLLNTGWSGGPYGVGSRIKLKYTRAMITAILNGDLDNVDYEQHPIFGLFMPKYIPNVPTEILDPMNTWLQKGGYISKAIQLAHSFHLNFEKFASEASEQIIEGGPLIDEHHHLNDHV from the coding sequence ATGAAAACTAGAGACCTCACAAAGTACGGACTTAAAGACACCCAAGCACATTGGAACCTTTCTCCAGAAAAATTACAAGCTATTACTATTGAAAAAGGAATGGGAAAAGAAACTGCTAATGGAACTTTAGCTATCAATACAGGAAAGTTCACAGGACGTTCGCCACAAGACCGCTTCATTGTAAAAGACGATTATACGAAGGACAAAGTGTGGTGGGGAAAAACGAACAAAGCTATTACTCCAGAAAATTTCGACCATTTACAGTCTGAAATCGTCAACTATTTAAGTGGAAAAGAAATCTACGTTAGAGACGCTTATGTCTGTTCCGATCCAGAATTTAAGACCAACGTAAGAACCGTAACGGAATATCCTTGGTCAAATATGTTCACTTATAACATGTTTTTAAGATCCGACGAAGCCGAATTAGAAAATTTTGAAGAAGAATGGCTCGTACTTTGCGCACCAGGATATGAAGCTAATGATCCTAAAGCTGTAGGTTTGCGTCAGGGGAATTTCTCAATACTTAACTTCACAAAAAAAGTAGCATTAGTAGGTGGATCTGCCTACACAGGTGAAATTAAAAAAGGGATATTTTCTTCTTTAAACTTTATACTTCCTGTTGAAAAAAATGTGTTACCGATGCACTGTTCTGCCAATGTTGGTGAAGATGGAGATACCGCTATTTTCTTTGGATTATCTGGTACTGGTAAAACGACGTTATCTGCAGATCCAAAACGTAAATTGATTGGTGATGATGAACATGGCTGGACCGCCAACAACAATATCTTTAATTTTGAAGGTGGTTGCTACGCTAAAGTAATTGATTTAACAGAAGAAAAAGAACCAGACATTTTTAGAGCGATTAAGCCAGGAGCGATTCTCGAAAATGTAGTATTTAAAGAAAATGGTGAGGTCGATTATATGGATAGCAGCATAACACAAAACACTCGTGTAAGTTACCCAATTTATCATATTGATAATATTCAACAACCCTCTTTTGCAGATAACCCTAAGAATATTTTCTTTTTGACCTGTGATGCTTTTGGTGTTTTACCACCAGTATCTAAGTTAACGCCTGGCCAAGCTGCATACCACTTTATTTCTGGTTATACAGCAAAAGTAGCTGGTACCGAAGCTGGTATTACAGAGCCTGTGCCATCATTCTCAGCCTGTTTCGGTGAGCCATTTATGCCATTACACCCAACAAAATATGCCGAAATGTTGAGCAGCAAGATGCAAGAAGCTGGTGTTAATGTTTGGTTACTAAACACAGGCTGGAGCGGCGGACCTTACGGTGTCGGATCTCGTATAAAACTAAAATATACAAGAGCTATGATTACCGCTATTCTCAATGGAGATCTAGACAACGTTGATTATGAACAACATCCAATATTCGGATTGTTTATGCCAAAATATATTCCTAATGTACCAACAGAAATATTAGACCCAATGAACACTTGGTTACAGAAGGGTGGCTATATTAGCAAGGCTATTCAATTAGCACATTCATTCCATTTGAATTTTGAAAAATTTGCGAGTGAAGCTTCAGAGCAAATCATTGAAGGTGGACCATTAATTGATGAGCATCATCACTTAAACGATCACGTTTAA
- a CDS encoding DUF2490 domain-containing protein has translation MKNYLYLVIVILLVQNRSNAQNTGEDQLGAWYEITSSNRISEKFSISGSFTNWDYELPVNKEHLLLGVIGINYHFDKNVSVGIGYGYGDIDSSFEINDIPHTLEHRIIEQLAISHKLNSIGVAQRFRLEQRFLEFPSDNLLKHRIRYRFKVKIPLSNTLFISTYDEIHFHLNAFDFQQNRAYLGLGFNLNKNINFDLGYARHSFKTKSFNRLSLQLNLKYNFSKKKV, from the coding sequence ATGAAAAACTACCTATACTTAGTAATTGTTATTCTCCTAGTTCAAAATCGGTCAAATGCACAAAATACTGGAGAGGATCAATTAGGTGCATGGTATGAAATCACCTCGTCCAACAGAATAAGTGAAAAATTTAGTATAAGTGGCTCTTTTACCAATTGGGACTATGAATTACCTGTAAATAAAGAGCATTTACTTTTAGGTGTTATTGGTATAAACTATCATTTTGACAAGAATGTCTCTGTCGGTATAGGCTATGGGTATGGTGATATTGATTCGTCTTTTGAAATAAATGACATACCACACACCCTAGAACATAGAATCATTGAACAATTAGCCATAAGCCACAAATTAAATTCTATTGGAGTTGCACAACGCTTTAGATTAGAGCAGCGTTTTTTAGAATTTCCATCAGATAATTTACTTAAACACAGAATACGCTATAGATTCAAGGTGAAAATCCCTTTAAGTAATACACTGTTTATTTCCACCTATGATGAAATTCATTTTCACTTAAACGCATTCGATTTTCAGCAAAACCGAGCGTATTTAGGCCTTGGGTTCAATCTTAACAAGAACATTAATTTTGATTTAGGCTATGCCAGACACTCTTTTAAGACCAAGAGCTTTAACCGATTATCTCTTCAATTAAATTTAAAATACAATTTTAGCAAAAAGAAAGTTTAA
- a CDS encoding SLC13 family permease yields MIAILIITISLFIWGKFTPDIIALLSMLSLFIFGILNLTETLSGFSNPTVIMIAALFIIGEGLSQTGWTALAGEKFIKMAGKSKVKLLLITTLGSGLLSGVVSNTGTVATLMPVTIASAWSIGTLPSKLLMPVAFGSNTGGLLTLTGTPPNIIVNNTMLESGLEGFSFFEFGLIGLPLLILALLYFRFIGYRLLPSNKTNNKPVNISTTLHQWIEAYKVDNDYYRLRVRSVSPFLNTKIGDWNFESEHGITILRIKRRHPSRLKGNDPFIELPTSETEFLYHDIITVKGTTEAINALMINFRLGLLPLDPIENELRNNLINQEVGMTEVLVTPQSAWVGRKIKSSHFLDRYNVQLMAASRNSKPLEGPEITVKAGDAFLIRGAWSAIEELKEHYEHLVICGSPEGMAKTVTNLTSKSYIALFSLALMVALLVFKVVPGAIAALISAGIILITGCVPMTKAYKGISWISVVMIAAMIPMGVALQKTGTAELIANGLVDTLGSLHPIVLLGGVFLLTTTFSQVINNSATAVLMAPIVIIAANTLNISAAPFMIVVAISASTAFLTPVGTTTNAMVMTAGGYKFMDYLKVGAPLLLLFLITTLLLVPLIWPF; encoded by the coding sequence ATGATAGCCATACTTATTATTACCATTTCCTTATTCATTTGGGGAAAATTCACACCAGATATTATTGCACTTCTTTCGATGTTAAGTCTCTTTATTTTCGGGATATTAAACCTAACCGAAACATTAAGCGGATTTAGCAACCCAACAGTAATTATGATTGCTGCTTTGTTTATAATAGGAGAAGGCTTATCACAAACCGGTTGGACGGCATTGGCTGGAGAAAAGTTCATAAAAATGGCCGGTAAAAGTAAAGTGAAACTTTTATTAATTACCACACTCGGTTCCGGTTTGCTTTCTGGAGTGGTTAGCAATACAGGAACAGTAGCAACCTTGATGCCTGTAACCATTGCATCGGCTTGGAGCATTGGTACACTGCCTTCAAAATTATTAATGCCTGTGGCCTTTGGTTCTAATACTGGTGGACTATTAACCTTAACAGGAACACCACCCAATATCATCGTAAATAATACCATGCTAGAAAGTGGATTAGAAGGCTTTTCATTTTTTGAATTTGGACTTATCGGTTTACCCCTTTTGATATTGGCACTACTCTATTTTAGATTCATAGGCTACCGATTATTACCGAGTAACAAAACCAATAATAAACCTGTGAATATCAGTACCACGCTTCACCAATGGATTGAAGCTTATAAGGTAGATAATGACTATTACAGACTAAGAGTTCGTTCTGTATCTCCATTTTTAAATACTAAAATAGGCGATTGGAATTTTGAAAGTGAACATGGTATTACCATTTTGCGGATTAAACGAAGACATCCAAGTCGTTTAAAAGGTAATGATCCATTCATTGAATTACCAACAAGTGAGACTGAATTTTTGTACCATGATATTATTACGGTTAAAGGTACTACTGAAGCCATCAATGCTTTAATGATAAATTTTAGATTAGGCCTTTTACCTTTAGATCCAATAGAAAATGAATTAAGAAATAATCTTATCAATCAAGAAGTTGGTATGACCGAGGTATTGGTAACGCCACAGTCAGCTTGGGTCGGTAGAAAAATTAAATCCAGTCATTTCTTGGATCGCTACAATGTTCAATTGATGGCAGCTTCTCGTAATTCTAAACCTTTAGAGGGACCTGAAATTACAGTTAAAGCAGGAGATGCTTTTTTAATTAGAGGGGCATGGAGTGCTATTGAGGAATTAAAAGAACATTACGAACATTTAGTGATTTGTGGTAGTCCTGAAGGCATGGCAAAAACCGTGACCAACCTAACCTCCAAATCTTACATTGCTTTATTCTCATTAGCATTGATGGTTGCCTTATTGGTGTTCAAGGTTGTTCCTGGAGCCATTGCAGCGTTAATTTCAGCAGGGATTATTTTAATTACAGGATGTGTGCCCATGACAAAAGCTTATAAAGGTATAAGCTGGATAAGCGTGGTAATGATTGCCGCAATGATACCAATGGGAGTGGCACTTCAAAAAACAGGAACAGCAGAATTGATTGCAAACGGCTTAGTGGATACCTTAGGCAGTTTACATCCTATTGTACTTCTTGGTGGCGTATTTCTGCTTACCACAACATTTAGTCAAGTGATTAACAACTCTGCAACCGCAGTATTAATGGCACCTATCGTCATAATTGCCGCAAATACCTTAAATATTTCAGCCGCACCATTTATGATTGTGGTCGCCATTAGTGCTTCAACCGCATTCTTAACACCAGTAGGTACAACTACCAATGCCATGGTAATGACTGCTGGTGGCTACAAATTTATGGATTACTTAAAAGTAGGTGCACCATTGCTCCTGCTCTTTTTAATAACAACATTACTATTAGTGCCATTGATATGGCCATTTTAA
- a CDS encoding PUR family DNA/RNA-binding protein, translated as MSDYEMMDKEEIYSKVLRAGRRTYFFDVRATKAGDYYLTITESKKFTNDDGSFHYKKHKIYLYKEDFVEFREILAEMTDYIIDEKGTEVISERHQKDFKREDDFVAQEAKTPEDTKSTESFTDISFDDI; from the coding sequence ATGAGTGATTATGAAATGATGGACAAGGAAGAAATTTATTCTAAAGTATTACGTGCCGGAAGAAGAACCTATTTCTTTGATGTTAGAGCTACAAAAGCTGGTGATTATTATTTAACGATTACGGAGAGTAAGAAGTTTACCAATGACGATGGTTCGTTCCATTATAAAAAACATAAAATCTACCTTTACAAAGAGGATTTTGTTGAATTTAGGGAAATCTTAGCTGAAATGACCGATTATATCATTGACGAAAAAGGTACAGAAGTGATTAGCGAACGTCACCAAAAAGACTTTAAACGTGAAGATGATTTTGTCGCTCAAGAAGCAAAAACGCCAGAAGACACAAAAAGCACTGAAAGTTTTACAGATATTAGTTTTGACGATATCTAA